One genomic window of Halolamina sediminis includes the following:
- a CDS encoding DoxX family protein, whose translation MATQEVRLRSTVAGFTAEGKLHTLSVWFILALRLMMGLAFLQSGIDKVLSGSFSAAGYLNNAPAANGSPAAGLFEAMGSSGLFLDFVNVAVPWGEVLIGLGLLVGGLTRLAAFWGAFMMLMFYLGNWSVDHGYINGDFAYMLVFLAVAAFGAGRILGLDAYIEQYEIDGRALIERYPWMRYLLG comes from the coding sequence ATGGCAACACAGGAAGTCCGACTCCGAAGTACGGTCGCAGGGTTCACCGCGGAGGGGAAACTCCACACCCTGAGCGTGTGGTTCATCCTCGCGCTGCGGTTGATGATGGGGCTGGCGTTCCTCCAGAGCGGCATCGACAAGGTCCTCAGCGGGAGCTTTTCGGCCGCCGGCTACCTCAACAACGCCCCCGCGGCGAACGGCAGTCCCGCCGCCGGCTTGTTCGAGGCGATGGGCTCGTCAGGGCTGTTCCTCGACTTCGTGAACGTCGCGGTCCCGTGGGGTGAGGTGCTCATCGGGCTGGGCCTGCTCGTCGGCGGCCTCACCCGCCTCGCCGCGTTCTGGGGCGCGTTCATGATGCTCATGTTCTACCTGGGCAACTGGAGCGTCGACCACGGCTACATCAACGGCGACTTCGCGTACATGCTCGTGTTCCTGGCCGTCGCCGCCTTCGGCGCGGGCCGGATCCTCGGGCTGGACGCCTACATCGAGCAGTACGAGATCGACGGCCGAGCGTTGATCGAGCGCTACCCGTGGATGCGCTACCTGCTCGGGTAG
- the cgi121 gene encoding KEOPS complex subunit Cgi121, producing the protein MRLLDGTATVDDLDAFLGVLDHAAEATGTTVQAFDADYVVSAAHLERALDRADRAIARGENVARERAVELLCYAAGRRQINRALEMGVAEGENRVVVLVDSPAGDDEAEAEAVDRLRDHVEEAPILGAYDEPTVREFFDVSDAELGAVDGDLADLVLERVALLDVEK; encoded by the coding sequence ATGCGGCTGCTCGACGGGACGGCGACGGTCGACGACCTCGACGCGTTCCTCGGGGTGCTCGACCACGCCGCCGAGGCGACCGGAACGACTGTGCAGGCGTTCGACGCCGACTACGTCGTCTCCGCGGCGCACCTCGAACGGGCGCTCGACCGCGCCGACCGGGCGATCGCCCGCGGCGAGAACGTCGCCCGGGAGCGGGCGGTGGAGCTGCTCTGCTACGCGGCGGGGCGCCGGCAGATCAACCGCGCGCTGGAGATGGGCGTCGCCGAGGGCGAGAACCGCGTCGTCGTGCTCGTTGACTCGCCGGCCGGCGACGACGAAGCGGAGGCGGAGGCCGTCGACCGGCTCCGCGACCACGTCGAAGAAGCGCCGATACTGGGGGCGTACGACGAGCCGACCGTTCGCGAGTTCTTCGACGTCTCCGACGCGGAACTCGGCGCCGTCGACGGCGACCTCGCGGATCTCGTGCTCGAACGCGTCGCGCTGCTGGACGTGGAGAAGTAG
- a CDS encoding GYD domain-containing protein has protein sequence MGTYMALVDVTDETVQNVQDLATVWADLTGDIETLGGELVDAYAILGEHDYLVIFEADGRDEAFQTSVSIERYGLDTQTMELIPVDDLGELVQDI, from the coding sequence ATGGGTACGTACATGGCGCTGGTCGACGTGACCGACGAGACCGTCCAGAACGTGCAGGACCTCGCGACCGTCTGGGCCGACCTCACCGGCGACATCGAGACGCTGGGCGGGGAGCTGGTCGACGCCTACGCGATCCTCGGCGAGCACGACTACCTCGTCATCTTCGAGGCCGACGGCCGCGACGAGGCGTTCCAGACCTCGGTGTCGATCGAACGCTACGGTCTCGACACCCAGACGATGGAGCTCATCCCGGTCGACGATCTGGGCGAACTCGTCCAGGACATCTGA
- a CDS encoding amidohydrolase — protein MSKQALFDDIADDADWLTDLAEQLWANPELSLQEHDSAALLRDALREEGFTVESGVAGIETAFVARYGDDDPVVGTMGEFDALPGMSQAPRAQREPIEAGAPGHGCGHNLFGVGSLAGAIAVKRAIERGDCEGSVVYLGTPAEEVGAGKVYMIQAGAFEAVDAVITWHPDWYNAPNECSTLAMDAFDVRFTGESAHAAKSPEAGRSALDGVQLLGTGIEYMREHVPDPVRIHYVVTEGGEAANVVPEEAAMEVMVRAPDRAAIERVSDRVRDAAEGAALMSGTDADVTQTTGMYGVLPNGALADSIRENMAAAEFPLTDEQASFAADLHATLEEPSYDSVLPEHRDEAAEATMFTDPIDAPDTGETAAYSTDSGDVSWNAPLGRFRAATWPAGTPLHSWQAVAAGKDLGTAGMLFAGKVVAGSLYDLLTDEELLAEARAEYEQRKGDREYESPLPPDADPYDLAER, from the coding sequence GTGAGCAAACAGGCCCTGTTCGACGACATCGCCGACGACGCCGATTGGCTGACCGATCTCGCCGAACAGCTCTGGGCGAACCCCGAACTCTCCCTGCAGGAGCACGACTCCGCGGCCCTTCTCCGGGACGCGCTCCGCGAGGAAGGGTTCACTGTCGAGTCCGGCGTCGCCGGCATCGAAACCGCGTTCGTCGCGCGCTACGGCGACGACGATCCCGTCGTGGGCACGATGGGGGAGTTCGACGCGCTGCCGGGGATGAGTCAGGCGCCGAGAGCCCAGCGCGAACCGATCGAGGCGGGCGCGCCCGGCCACGGCTGCGGACACAACCTGTTCGGCGTCGGCAGCCTCGCGGGCGCGATCGCGGTCAAGCGCGCGATCGAGCGCGGCGACTGCGAGGGGTCGGTCGTCTACCTCGGCACGCCCGCCGAGGAGGTCGGCGCCGGCAAGGTGTACATGATCCAAGCCGGCGCGTTCGAGGCGGTCGACGCCGTGATCACGTGGCACCCCGACTGGTACAACGCACCCAACGAGTGCTCCACGCTCGCGATGGACGCCTTCGACGTGCGGTTCACGGGCGAGAGCGCCCACGCTGCCAAGTCGCCGGAAGCCGGCCGGAGCGCGCTCGACGGCGTCCAGCTGCTCGGCACCGGGATCGAGTACATGCGGGAGCACGTCCCGGACCCGGTCCGTATCCACTACGTCGTCACCGAGGGCGGGGAGGCCGCCAACGTCGTCCCGGAGGAAGCAGCGATGGAGGTGATGGTTCGCGCGCCCGATCGTGCGGCCATCGAGCGCGTGTCCGATCGCGTGCGCGACGCCGCCGAGGGCGCGGCGCTGATGTCCGGCACCGACGCCGACGTAACACAGACCACCGGGATGTACGGCGTGCTCCCCAACGGCGCGCTCGCGGACTCGATCCGCGAGAACATGGCGGCCGCCGAGTTCCCCCTCACCGACGAACAGGCCTCGTTCGCGGCCGACCTGCACGCGACGCTCGAAGAGCCGTCCTACGACTCCGTCCTGCCGGAGCACCGCGACGAGGCTGCCGAGGCGACGATGTTCACCGACCCCATCGACGCGCCCGATACGGGAGAGACCGCCGCCTACTCCACAGACTCCGGGGACGTGTCGTGGAACGCTCCCCTCGGGCGCTTCCGCGCGGCGACGTGGCCGGCGGGGACGCCGCTGCACTCGTGGCAAGCCGTCGCCGCCGGGAAGGATCTCGGCACTGCGGGGATGCTGTTCGCGGGGAAGGTCGTCGCCGGCTCGCTGTACGACCTGCTGACCGACGAGGAGCTGCTCGCCGAAGCCCGCGCGGAGTACGAACAGCGCAAAGGGGATCGCGAGTACGAGTCGCCGCTGCCGCCCGACGCCGACCCGTACGACTTGGCCGAGCGGTGA
- a CDS encoding ABC transporter ATP-binding protein translates to MPPDEDDEFAELRAEEGNAILRLFLEYGRERLLTFVGGAVAAVVQMLMALVPSFVLAIAIDSLFFDTRAFSLPLVPAAWIPGDEGVQFLLAGGLVGASYALSSIFSWVNNHLWNSFSQQFQHSVRVDAYDALQRQGVEFFDNRQTGEVMSILNNDVNQLEGFLTNNLNSLITIVVRVGGMGAVMLLINWRLALIPVAAIPALGYLSYWFVETIHPKYQEVRSSVGKLNSRLENNIGGIETLKSFTTEPFETDRVRESSREYLDAQWDAITTRIKFFPSLQATTAAAYVSVFFVGGWWVVTGTPPHPFFSGGDPNATLTAGTLVLFLNYSRRFVYPMRQMGQIINGYQYAEAAGERIVGLLDDDTRVSAESDGIELDDVDGHVEFDDVNFAYRDEDGEAEETVLRGISFEADPGDYVGLVGPTGAGKSTTMKLLLRFYDPDSGTVTLDGHDLADVDLRSLREHVGYVSQEPYLFYGTVAENIAYGVPDHDEAAMQEAAEKAGAHEFVADLEDGYDTMVGERGVKLSGGQRQRIALARTILRDPDVLVLDEATSHVDNETEAVIQNSLETLTENRTVFAIAHRLSTVRDADQILVMDDGEVVEQGTHEQLIDGGGLYANLWHVQVGEMEALPQQFVERSLEAE, encoded by the coding sequence GTGCCACCGGACGAGGACGACGAGTTCGCGGAGCTGCGGGCCGAAGAGGGGAACGCGATCCTCCGGCTGTTTCTGGAGTACGGCCGCGAGCGGCTGCTGACGTTCGTCGGCGGCGCCGTCGCGGCGGTCGTCCAGATGCTGATGGCGCTCGTCCCGTCGTTCGTGCTCGCGATCGCGATCGACTCGCTGTTTTTCGACACGCGGGCGTTCTCGCTGCCGCTCGTTCCCGCCGCGTGGATTCCCGGCGACGAAGGGGTGCAGTTCCTGCTCGCCGGCGGGCTGGTCGGCGCCTCCTACGCGCTGAGTTCGATCTTCAGTTGGGTGAACAACCACCTCTGGAACAGCTTCTCCCAGCAGTTCCAGCACTCGGTGCGCGTCGACGCCTACGACGCGCTCCAGCGACAAGGGGTGGAGTTCTTCGACAACCGCCAGACGGGCGAGGTGATGAGCATCCTGAACAACGACGTAAACCAACTGGAGGGGTTCCTGACGAACAACCTCAACAGCCTCATCACCATCGTCGTCCGCGTCGGGGGGATGGGCGCGGTGATGCTGCTGATCAACTGGCGGCTGGCGCTGATCCCCGTCGCTGCGATCCCCGCACTGGGCTATCTGAGCTACTGGTTCGTCGAGACGATTCATCCGAAGTACCAGGAGGTTCGCTCCTCGGTCGGGAAGCTCAACAGCCGGCTGGAGAACAACATCGGCGGGATCGAGACGCTCAAGTCCTTTACCACCGAGCCGTTCGAGACCGACCGCGTCCGGGAGTCCTCGCGGGAGTACCTCGACGCTCAGTGGGACGCGATCACCACCCGAATCAAGTTCTTCCCCAGCCTGCAGGCGACGACCGCCGCCGCCTACGTCTCGGTCTTTTTCGTCGGCGGCTGGTGGGTGGTAACGGGGACGCCGCCGCATCCCTTCTTCTCCGGTGGCGACCCTAACGCGACGCTCACCGCCGGGACGCTCGTCCTCTTCCTGAACTACTCGCGGCGGTTCGTCTACCCGATGCGGCAGATGGGGCAGATCATCAACGGCTACCAGTACGCCGAGGCCGCGGGCGAGCGCATCGTCGGCCTGCTCGACGACGACACCCGGGTCAGCGCCGAGAGCGACGGGATCGAACTCGACGATGTGGACGGTCACGTCGAGTTCGACGATGTGAACTTCGCCTACCGCGACGAGGACGGCGAGGCCGAGGAGACGGTGCTCCGAGGCATCAGCTTCGAAGCCGACCCCGGCGACTACGTCGGCCTCGTCGGCCCCACCGGCGCCGGGAAGTCGACGACGATGAAGCTGCTGCTGCGGTTCTACGACCCCGACTCGGGGACGGTCACGCTCGACGGCCACGACCTCGCGGACGTCGACCTCCGGAGCCTCCGCGAACACGTCGGCTACGTGAGCCAGGAGCCGTACCTGTTCTACGGCACCGTCGCCGAGAACATCGCCTACGGCGTCCCCGACCACGACGAGGCGGCGATGCAGGAGGCCGCCGAGAAGGCCGGTGCCCACGAGTTCGTCGCCGACTTGGAGGACGGCTACGACACGATGGTGGGCGAACGCGGCGTGAAGCTCTCGGGCGGCCAGCGCCAGCGCATCGCGCTCGCCCGGACGATCCTCCGGGACCCGGACGTGCTCGTGCTCGACGAGGCGACCAGCCACGTCGACAACGAGACCGAGGCGGTGATCCAGAACAGCCTCGAAACGCTGACCGAGAACCGCACCGTGTTCGCCATCGCCCACCGGCTCTCGACGGTCCGGGACGCCGACCAGATCCTCGTGATGGACGACGGCGAGGTCGTCGAGCAGGGAACTCACGAGCAACTGATCGACGGCGGCGGACTGTACGCGAACCTCTGGCACGTCCAAGTCGGCGAGATGGAGGCGCTGCCCCAGCAGTTCGTCGAGCGGAGCCTCGAAGCGGAGTAG
- a CDS encoding SAM hydrolase/SAM-dependent halogenase family protein, with amino-acid sequence MITLASDFGTPYPAAMKGVILRQSDARLVDIAHDFPRQDVRSAAFWLREVLPEFPPATHLVVVDPGVGTGRGAVVVEVGAHRIVAPDNGVALPAARRLADRAAGTPEIRVYDVAYDDDTTASNTFHGRDVFAPAAARVHEAESVADADRVTSTDEWVDLAFPDPETNDDGATGEVLVVDDFGNTITNVPGRVLDGLDAVTVNGESAPVRDAYAEMDTGERLVTVGSHGNVELSVNQGRGDDAFGLAVGDDVSIDW; translated from the coding sequence ATGATCACGCTCGCATCCGACTTCGGCACGCCGTACCCCGCAGCGATGAAAGGCGTCATCCTCCGGCAGTCCGACGCCCGACTGGTCGATATCGCTCACGACTTCCCCCGGCAGGACGTCCGCTCGGCAGCGTTCTGGCTCCGGGAAGTGCTGCCCGAGTTCCCGCCGGCGACCCACCTCGTCGTCGTCGACCCTGGCGTCGGCACGGGCCGCGGCGCCGTCGTCGTCGAAGTCGGCGCCCACCGGATCGTCGCGCCGGACAACGGCGTCGCGCTCCCGGCGGCCCGACGGCTGGCCGACCGCGCGGCCGGCACGCCCGAGATCCGCGTGTACGACGTGGCGTACGACGACGATACCACCGCGAGCAACACGTTCCACGGCCGGGACGTGTTCGCCCCCGCCGCCGCGCGAGTCCACGAGGCGGAGTCGGTCGCCGACGCCGACCGCGTCACTTCGACCGACGAGTGGGTCGATCTCGCGTTCCCGGATCCCGAGACCAACGACGATGGGGCGACCGGCGAAGTCCTCGTCGTCGACGACTTCGGCAACACGATCACCAACGTCCCCGGCCGCGTGCTCGACGGCCTCGACGCGGTGACGGTGAACGGCGAGTCCGCGCCCGTCCGGGACGCCTACGCGGAGATGGACACCGGCGAGCGCCTCGTCACCGTCGGCAGCCACGGCAACGTCGAGCTCTCGGTGAATCAGGGTCGCGGCGACGACGCGTTCGGCCTCGCGGTCGGCGACGACGTGTCGATCGACTGGTGA
- a CDS encoding homing endonuclease associated repeat-containing protein: MVDEEDCIDALREAARELGASPTKAEYEALGLTPASATIIRTIGGWNDAKERAGLSTNASTGSRVGPPPEGIDDEVRERWGELSVDQRWHYRNREWNTERTRRRRTERREWVAERKASKGCARCGESDPDVLDFHHQDTDRKDEKVSRLVLQEVSKERLRSEIEKCEVLCANCHRREHVSPSNLRIDIELRKEPARLVGERPNGETFEVVSPDRRRIWANEYKEARGCASCGVKDGAVLDFHHVDEAEKDLTVSRLISEGYGTPRVYREIQRCEVLCANCHRKRHRKG; the protein is encoded by the coding sequence ATGGTCGACGAGGAGGACTGCATCGACGCCCTCCGCGAGGCGGCGCGGGAACTTGGCGCGTCGCCGACGAAAGCCGAGTACGAGGCGCTCGGGCTGACGCCGGCGTCGGCGACGATCATCCGCACCATCGGCGGCTGGAACGACGCGAAGGAACGCGCCGGGCTGTCGACCAACGCCTCGACCGGCAGTCGGGTCGGGCCGCCGCCGGAGGGGATCGACGACGAGGTTCGCGAGCGATGGGGAGAGCTGTCGGTCGATCAACGCTGGCACTACCGGAACCGGGAGTGGAACACCGAGCGGACGCGGCGCAGGCGTACGGAACGCCGCGAGTGGGTCGCCGAGCGAAAAGCCTCGAAAGGCTGTGCCAGATGTGGTGAATCTGACCCCGACGTTCTCGACTTTCACCATCAGGATACCGACCGAAAAGACGAGAAAGTGAGTCGTCTGGTTCTACAGGAGGTGTCAAAAGAGCGGCTTCGGTCGGAGATCGAGAAGTGTGAGGTGCTCTGTGCCAACTGTCACCGCCGCGAGCACGTCAGCCCGTCGAACCTCAGGATAGATATCGAGCTTCGGAAAGAGCCCGCTCGTCTCGTCGGCGAACGACCAAACGGGGAGACGTTCGAAGTCGTCAGTCCCGACAGGCGCCGAATCTGGGCGAACGAGTACAAGGAGGCACGCGGCTGTGCGAGCTGTGGGGTGAAAGACGGGGCCGTACTGGATTTCCACCACGTCGACGAGGCCGAGAAGGATCTCACCGTGAGCCGGCTCATCTCGGAGGGGTACGGAACGCCACGGGTGTACCGCGAGATCCAGCGGTGTGAGGTCCTCTGTGCGAACTGCCATCGGAAGCGCCACCGGAAGGGGTAG
- a CDS encoding ATP-dependent DNA helicase translates to MKPTELSGLPDGVAAHLEGEGVEALYPPQAEAVERGVTDGENVVAAVPTASGKTLIAELAMLSAVERGGTALYIVPLRALASEKKTEFERWAEYGIDVGVSTGNYESDGEWLGSRDIIVATSEKVDSLVRNGAPWIDDLSCVVSDEVHLVDDRERGPTLEVTLAKLRRINANLQTVALSATVGNAGEIADWLDAELVDSDWRPIDLKTGVHFGNAINFADGSQREVPVDSGGKQTPALVDDTLEEGGSSLVFVNSRRNAESAASRLGGVTRDHLTDEERGELRELATAIRDVSDTATSDDLADCVAKGAAFHHAGLSSEHRDLVEGAFRDRLIKVIAATPTLAAGVNTPSRRVIVRDWRRYDPEFGGMKPLDTLEVHQMMGRAGRPGLDPYGEAVLLASNVDTKDELFERYVDGEPEPVRSKLAAEPALRTHLLATVASGFANTREELLSFLDNTLYAVQSAGSAQLESVTDTVLDYLAANEFVEREDGTITATEIGHTVSRLYLDPMSAAEIIDGLRDAEGGRSGGQYGSRSAMDADDADESAGFVSGNELLDDDTLADADGEGGETAETDADEDADDISAIGLYHLVSRTPDMYQLYLKSGDREEYEEVLFERETELLGRTPSEYDDVAFEEWLAALKTARMLEDWASEVDESRIAERYGVGPGDIRGKVDTAEWLLNAAERLAGELDLSNVVAVREAKKRVEDGVREELLDLTGVRGVGRKRARRLFEAGIESRADLREADKSVVLGALRGTKTAETVLENVGREDPSMDGVTADADAERAGREEEGGQASLGDF, encoded by the coding sequence ATGAAGCCGACGGAGCTGTCGGGACTCCCCGACGGCGTCGCAGCCCACCTCGAGGGCGAGGGCGTCGAGGCGCTCTACCCGCCACAGGCCGAGGCCGTCGAGCGCGGCGTGACCGACGGCGAGAACGTCGTCGCCGCGGTGCCGACCGCCTCCGGTAAGACGCTGATCGCCGAGCTCGCGATGCTGTCGGCGGTCGAACGCGGCGGCACCGCGCTGTACATCGTTCCGCTGCGTGCGCTGGCCAGCGAGAAGAAGACCGAGTTCGAGCGCTGGGCGGAGTACGGGATCGACGTTGGCGTCTCGACGGGGAACTACGAGTCCGACGGCGAGTGGCTGGGCTCGCGGGACATCATCGTCGCCACCAGCGAGAAGGTCGACTCCCTCGTCAGGAATGGCGCGCCGTGGATCGACGATCTCTCCTGTGTCGTCAGCGACGAGGTCCACCTCGTCGACGACCGCGAGCGCGGGCCCACGCTGGAGGTCACGCTCGCGAAGCTCCGGCGCATCAACGCGAACCTCCAGACGGTCGCGCTGTCGGCGACGGTCGGCAACGCCGGTGAGATCGCCGACTGGCTCGACGCCGAACTGGTCGACTCCGACTGGCGCCCGATCGACCTGAAGACGGGCGTCCACTTCGGGAACGCCATCAACTTCGCCGACGGCTCCCAGCGCGAGGTCCCCGTTGACAGCGGCGGCAAGCAGACGCCCGCGCTCGTCGACGACACACTCGAAGAGGGGGGATCGAGTCTCGTCTTCGTCAACTCCCGGCGGAACGCCGAGTCCGCCGCCAGCCGACTGGGCGGCGTCACGCGCGATCACCTCACCGACGAGGAACGCGGTGAACTCCGCGAACTCGCGACGGCGATCCGCGATGTCTCCGACACCGCGACCAGCGACGATCTCGCCGACTGCGTCGCGAAGGGGGCGGCGTTCCACCACGCTGGCCTCTCCAGCGAGCACCGCGACCTAGTGGAGGGCGCGTTCCGCGACCGCCTGATCAAGGTGATCGCGGCGACGCCGACGCTCGCCGCGGGCGTGAACACCCCCTCACGCCGGGTGATCGTTCGTGACTGGCGGCGCTACGACCCGGAGTTCGGCGGCATGAAGCCGCTGGACACGCTCGAAGTCCACCAGATGATGGGCCGGGCCGGCCGGCCGGGGCTCGACCCCTACGGCGAGGCGGTGCTGCTCGCGTCGAACGTCGACACGAAGGACGAACTGTTCGAGCGCTACGTCGACGGCGAGCCCGAGCCGGTGCGCTCGAAGCTGGCGGCGGAGCCGGCCCTGCGGACCCACCTGCTCGCGACCGTCGCGTCCGGCTTCGCGAACACCCGCGAGGAGCTGCTATCCTTCCTCGACAACACGCTGTACGCCGTCCAGAGCGCCGGCAGCGCCCAGTTGGAGTCGGTGACCGACACGGTGCTCGACTACCTCGCGGCCAACGAGTTCGTCGAGCGCGAGGACGGGACGATCACCGCTACCGAGATCGGCCACACCGTCTCGCGGCTCTACCTCGACCCCATGAGCGCCGCGGAGATCATCGACGGCCTGCGCGACGCCGAGGGCGGCCGTTCCGGCGGACAGTACGGCTCCCGCAGCGCCATGGACGCCGACGACGCCGACGAGTCGGCCGGGTTCGTCTCCGGAAACGAACTGCTCGACGACGACACGCTGGCCGACGCCGATGGGGAGGGCGGCGAGACGGCGGAAACCGACGCGGACGAGGACGCCGACGACATCTCTGCGATCGGGCTCTACCACCTCGTCTCCCGCACGCCGGACATGTACCAGCTCTACCTGAAGTCCGGCGACCGCGAGGAGTACGAGGAGGTGCTGTTCGAGCGCGAGACGGAGCTACTGGGGCGCACGCCGTCGGAGTACGACGACGTGGCGTTTGAGGAGTGGCTCGCCGCGCTCAAGACCGCCCGGATGCTCGAGGACTGGGCCAGCGAGGTCGACGAGAGCCGCATCGCGGAGCGCTACGGGGTCGGCCCGGGCGACATCCGTGGCAAGGTCGACACCGCCGAGTGGCTGCTCAACGCCGCCGAGCGGCTGGCGGGCGAGCTCGACCTCTCGAACGTCGTCGCGGTCCGGGAGGCGAAAAAGCGCGTCGAGGACGGCGTCCGGGAGGAGCTGCTCGACCTCACGGGCGTCCGCGGCGTCGGTCGCAAGCGCGCGCGGCGGCTGTTCGAGGCCGGCATCGAGTCCCGCGCGGACCTCCGCGAGGCCGACAAGTCGGTCGTGTTGGGCGCACTGCGCGGAACGAAGACCGCCGAGACCGTCCTCGAGAACGTCGGCCGCGAGGACCCGTCGATGGACGGCGTGACCGCCGACGCCGACGCGGAGCGTGCCGGTCGTGAGGAGGAAGGTGGGCAGGCCTCGCTGGGTGATTTCTGA